A window of Auraticoccus monumenti contains these coding sequences:
- a CDS encoding four-helix bundle copper-binding protein, protein MSLAGQMLDSYPKDLGGVDRDKLLACIEACFECAQACTACADACLGEDSVADLTTCIRSDLDCADVCDTTGRVLSRRTGHDADTTRAVLEACARLCRACGDECEQHARMHEHCRVCAEACRRCEQACQDLISSLG, encoded by the coding sequence ATGAGCCTGGCCGGACAGATGCTCGACAGCTACCCGAAGGACCTGGGAGGGGTGGATCGCGACAAGCTGCTGGCCTGCATCGAGGCCTGCTTCGAGTGCGCGCAGGCCTGCACCGCGTGCGCGGACGCCTGCCTCGGCGAGGACTCCGTGGCCGACCTGACCACGTGCATCCGCTCGGACCTGGACTGCGCCGACGTCTGTGACACCACCGGCCGGGTGCTGTCGCGGCGCACCGGTCACGACGCGGACACCACCCGGGCGGTCCTGGAGGCGTGCGCCCGGCTCTGCCGAGCCTGCGGGGACGAGTGCGAGCAGCACGCCAGGATGCACGAGCACTGCCGGGTCTGCGCGGAGGCGTGCCGGCGTTGCGAGCAGGCCTGCCAGGACCTGATCAGCAGCCTGGGGTGA
- a CDS encoding DUF305 domain-containing protein has protein sequence MSSTHGDEDGHEEPGAGHGRTEGAMYLRFGAMILTAMVVMYGAMFAGTWQWEHVRWSESRLFMALTMGGTMGLVMLGWMLNMYKNLKANIAIVVTSVLLLSLGVFLDRSQVTVQDVSWMRAMIPHHSLAITRSERAGIQDVRVCQLALEISEAQRREIDEMNWLIEDIRRNGEAVTVAQAESRPVPEFEAAALRDCPTR, from the coding sequence ATGTCATCCACGCACGGCGACGAGGACGGGCACGAGGAGCCGGGGGCTGGGCACGGCCGGACGGAGGGTGCGATGTACCTGCGGTTCGGCGCGATGATCCTCACCGCGATGGTGGTCATGTACGGGGCCATGTTCGCCGGCACGTGGCAGTGGGAGCACGTGCGGTGGAGCGAGAGCCGGCTCTTCATGGCGCTCACCATGGGCGGGACCATGGGCTTGGTCATGCTCGGCTGGATGCTCAACATGTACAAGAACCTGAAGGCCAACATCGCGATCGTCGTGACGAGCGTGCTGCTGCTGAGCCTCGGGGTGTTCCTCGACCGCAGCCAGGTGACGGTGCAGGACGTCAGCTGGATGAGGGCGATGATCCCCCACCACTCCCTGGCCATCACCCGCTCCGAGCGTGCGGGGATCCAGGACGTCCGGGTGTGCCAGCTGGCGCTGGAGATCAGCGAGGCGCAGCGACGGGAGATCGATGAGATGAACTGGCTGATCGAGGACATCCGCCGTAACGGGGAGGCGGTGACCGTCGCCCAGGCCGAGAGCCGCCCAGTGCCCGAGTTCGAGGCGGCCGCCCTCCGCGACTGCCCGACCCGCTGA
- a CDS encoding endonuclease/exonuclease/phosphatase family protein, which yields MRLATFNILHGRTPADDLVVLDRLREAVRTLDPDVLALQEVDRDQPRSHRADLTAVAAEAMGAVSHRFAAALTGTPGATWMAATEEDVPGHASYGVALLSRYPVRSWQVQRLPRIRPTVPVYLREPGKVVLVKEEPRAVVVGELETPRGPLVVACTHLSFVPGWGRHQLSRLRRDLATLPEPVLVMGDLNLDAPVPQRLTGWRPLASHATFPLEEPTRQLDHILLRGDLGRVVRSSAPRLPLSDHRALVVELAD from the coding sequence ATGCGTCTGGCCACGTTTAACATCCTGCACGGTCGCACCCCCGCTGACGACCTGGTGGTCCTGGACCGGCTCCGCGAGGCCGTCCGGACCCTCGATCCCGACGTCCTCGCGCTGCAGGAGGTGGACCGCGACCAGCCCCGATCACACCGGGCCGACCTGACCGCGGTGGCCGCCGAGGCGATGGGAGCGGTCAGCCACCGCTTCGCCGCCGCGCTCACCGGGACCCCGGGTGCCACCTGGATGGCCGCCACCGAGGAGGACGTCCCCGGCCACGCCTCCTACGGCGTGGCCCTGCTCTCCCGCTACCCGGTGCGGAGCTGGCAGGTGCAGCGGCTGCCCCGGATCCGCCCCACCGTGCCGGTGTACCTGCGCGAACCCGGGAAGGTGGTGCTGGTCAAGGAGGAGCCGCGGGCGGTGGTGGTCGGTGAGCTCGAGACCCCCCGTGGGCCGCTGGTGGTGGCCTGCACCCACCTGTCCTTCGTGCCCGGGTGGGGACGCCACCAGCTGTCCCGGCTGCGCCGCGACCTGGCCACGCTCCCCGAGCCGGTGCTGGTGATGGGCGACCTCAACCTGGACGCCCCCGTTCCCCAGCGCCTGACCGGCTGGAGGCCGCTGGCCAGCCACGCGACGTTCCCGCTCGAGGAGCCCACCCGCCAGCTGGACCACATCCTGCTCCGCGGGGACCTCGGGCGGGTGGTGCGCTCCTCTGCCCCTCGGCTGCCGCTCTCGGACCACCGCGCCCTGGTGGTGGAGCTGGCGGACTGA
- a CDS encoding nucleotidyltransferase family protein: protein MSTDPIGTDPGSDEPPLQRALKHAASALKAEGVPFALAGGYALWVHGAPEPEHDVDFAVPEDDVEVAAACLTAAGFEVVRPPEDWLFKAYLDGALVDVLHRLRGVRVERETLRTAAEHEVIGLRLPVMPPTDVMAAKLDSLSEHHCDFAPLLAVARAVREQLDWARLQGEAEDQPFADAFLRLTGRLGISPAR from the coding sequence GTGAGCACCGACCCGATCGGCACCGACCCGGGCTCGGACGAACCGCCGCTGCAACGCGCCCTCAAGCACGCCGCCTCCGCGCTCAAGGCCGAGGGCGTCCCCTTCGCCCTGGCCGGCGGTTACGCGTTGTGGGTGCACGGAGCGCCCGAGCCCGAGCACGACGTGGACTTCGCGGTCCCCGAGGACGACGTCGAGGTCGCCGCCGCCTGCCTGACCGCGGCCGGCTTCGAGGTGGTCCGCCCGCCGGAGGACTGGCTGTTCAAGGCCTACCTCGACGGCGCCCTCGTCGACGTGCTGCACCGCCTGCGCGGGGTGCGGGTCGAGCGGGAGACGCTGCGGACCGCGGCCGAGCACGAGGTGATCGGCCTGCGGCTGCCGGTCATGCCCCCGACCGACGTGATGGCGGCCAAGCTCGACTCGCTGTCGGAGCACCACTGCGACTTCGCACCGCTCCTCGCGGTGGCGCGAGCCGTCCGCGAGCAGCTGGACTGGGCGCGGCTGCAGGGGGAGGCCGAGGACCAGCCGTTCGCCGACGCCTTCCTGCGTCTGACCGGACGGCTGGGCATCAGCCCCGCCCGCTGA
- the msrA gene encoding peptide-methionine (S)-S-oxide reductase MsrA, whose translation MFERLFAAKQTLVDPDRALPGRDTPVLSETLVHEVLGTPLDPVPAGSEVAYLGLGCFWGAEKLYWQLDGVTSTAVGYQGGYTPNPTYEEACSGRTGHVEAVRVAYDPAVISYAELLRVFFENHDPTQGMRQGNDFGTQYRSAIYTADETQAATALAVRDQFQAAFTEKGFGEITTEIAPAGPFYLAEAYHQQYLRKNPNGYCPIHATGVTCN comes from the coding sequence GTGTTCGAACGCCTCTTCGCCGCCAAGCAGACCCTGGTCGACCCCGACCGCGCCCTTCCCGGCCGTGACACCCCGGTCCTCTCCGAGACGCTGGTGCACGAGGTCCTCGGCACGCCGCTGGACCCGGTACCCGCCGGCTCCGAGGTCGCCTACCTGGGTCTGGGCTGCTTCTGGGGGGCCGAGAAGCTCTACTGGCAGCTGGATGGCGTCACCTCCACCGCGGTGGGCTACCAGGGCGGCTACACCCCGAACCCCACCTACGAGGAGGCGTGCTCCGGACGCACCGGGCACGTCGAGGCGGTCCGGGTGGCATACGACCCGGCCGTGATCTCCTACGCCGAGCTGCTCCGGGTCTTCTTCGAGAACCACGACCCGACCCAGGGCATGCGCCAGGGCAACGACTTCGGCACCCAGTACCGCTCGGCGATCTACACCGCCGACGAGACCCAGGCCGCCACCGCCCTGGCCGTCCGCGACCAGTTCCAGGCCGCCTTCACCGAGAAGGGCTTCGGGGAGATCACCACCGAGATCGCCCCGGCCGGCCCGTTCTACCTGGCCGAGGCCTACCACCAGCAGTACCTGCGCAAGAACCCCAACGGCTACTGCCCCATCCACGCCACCGGGGTCACCTGCAACTGA
- a CDS encoding uracil-DNA glycosylase: protein MSPRPLHDLIAPDWAEALAPVETDVAAMGEFLRAELAAGRPYLPAGEDVLRAFRLPLADVRVLVVGQDPYPTPGHPVGLSFSVAPDVRPVPRSLANIYTELQSDLGVPPAAHGDLTHWFEQGVLLLNRVLTVRPGEPASHRGKGWEKVTGVAIEALVRRGGPLVALLWGRDAQTLQPQLGEVPVVASTHPSPLSASRGFFGSRPFSRINALLVEQGAEPIDWRLPPGESSAPPAR from the coding sequence ATGAGCCCGCGCCCGCTGCACGACCTGATCGCCCCTGACTGGGCCGAGGCCCTCGCCCCGGTGGAGACCGACGTCGCCGCCATGGGCGAGTTCCTCCGCGCCGAGCTGGCCGCCGGACGGCCCTACCTGCCGGCCGGGGAGGACGTGCTGCGCGCCTTCCGGCTGCCGCTGGCCGACGTCCGGGTGCTGGTGGTCGGCCAGGACCCCTACCCCACCCCCGGTCACCCGGTCGGGCTGTCGTTCTCGGTGGCCCCGGACGTCCGTCCGGTGCCCCGCAGCCTGGCCAACATCTACACCGAGCTGCAGTCCGACCTCGGGGTGCCACCGGCCGCGCACGGCGACCTGACGCACTGGTTCGAACAGGGGGTGCTGCTGCTCAACCGGGTGCTCACCGTGCGTCCGGGGGAACCCGCCTCGCACCGCGGCAAGGGCTGGGAGAAGGTGACCGGGGTGGCCATCGAGGCCCTGGTCCGCCGTGGCGGACCGCTGGTGGCCCTGCTCTGGGGGCGGGACGCGCAGACGCTGCAGCCGCAGCTGGGCGAGGTCCCGGTGGTGGCCAGCACGCACCCCTCGCCGCTGTCGGCCAGCCGCGGCTTCTTCGGCTCCAGGCCGTTCAGCCGGATCAACGCGCTGCTGGTCGAGCAGGGGGCCGAGCCGATCGACTGGCGGCTGCCGCCCGGGGAATCCTCCGCCCCTCCCGCGCGTTGA
- a CDS encoding AI-2E family transporter, whose translation MVSNRHHRAAVKSALKKVALEQEALRAAAADPAVLEARAATPREERTGDFERAVPFGVRVAAGWSWRLAVIAAGVYGIGWVLMYFSEVTVPIAVALLLAALLQPLIERLTAAGCPKGLAVAIGVVGGFLVVVGVLTLIVQQIVQSSGELGRQAVAGAEEILQSTQNWLENGPVPVDTAQLSNLQDQLAGWAAGSTGVIAGWATAAGGAIGHFFAGLAIALFTLFFLLYDGNRIWNAVLRLVPIKARERADVAARTGWQSLISYVRATVLVALVDAVGVLLVALFLGVPLAPALAALVFLGAFVPIVGALVTGFVAVAVALVALGWVPALIMLVGIIAVMQLEGHVLQPFLLGKAVSVHPLAVILSIAVGITLGGVVGGLIAIPLLAFTQSFVTTLNRGGQFGQLQLPEPPEPEPEPEPSAV comes from the coding sequence ATGGTCAGCAACCGTCACCACCGCGCCGCGGTCAAGAGCGCCCTCAAGAAGGTCGCGCTCGAGCAGGAGGCGCTGCGGGCGGCCGCCGCCGACCCGGCCGTGCTGGAGGCCCGGGCCGCCACGCCGCGGGAGGAGCGCACCGGCGACTTCGAGCGCGCCGTCCCCTTCGGGGTTCGGGTCGCCGCGGGCTGGTCCTGGCGGCTGGCCGTGATCGCCGCCGGCGTCTACGGCATCGGCTGGGTGCTGATGTACTTCTCCGAGGTCACGGTGCCGATCGCGGTGGCGCTGCTGCTGGCGGCACTGCTCCAGCCGCTGATCGAGCGTCTCACCGCCGCCGGCTGCCCCAAGGGGCTGGCGGTGGCCATCGGCGTCGTCGGCGGTTTCCTGGTCGTGGTGGGCGTGCTGACGCTGATCGTGCAGCAGATCGTCCAGTCCTCCGGCGAGCTGGGACGGCAGGCGGTGGCGGGGGCCGAGGAGATCCTGCAGTCCACCCAGAACTGGCTGGAGAACGGCCCGGTGCCGGTCGACACCGCGCAGCTGTCCAACCTGCAGGACCAGCTCGCCGGCTGGGCAGCGGGGTCGACCGGGGTGATCGCCGGGTGGGCCACGGCCGCGGGCGGGGCGATCGGGCACTTCTTCGCCGGTCTGGCCATCGCGCTGTTCACGCTCTTCTTCCTGCTCTACGACGGCAACCGGATCTGGAACGCGGTGCTCCGCCTCGTCCCCATCAAGGCGCGCGAACGGGCCGACGTCGCCGCCCGCACCGGCTGGCAGTCGCTGATCTCCTACGTCCGCGCCACCGTGCTGGTGGCCCTGGTGGACGCCGTCGGCGTGCTCCTCGTCGCGCTGTTCCTGGGGGTGCCGCTGGCCCCGGCGCTGGCCGCCCTGGTCTTCCTCGGTGCCTTCGTACCCATCGTCGGGGCCCTGGTCACCGGCTTCGTCGCGGTGGCGGTGGCGCTGGTCGCGCTGGGCTGGGTACCGGCCCTGATCATGCTGGTCGGGATCATCGCGGTGATGCAGCTCGAGGGCCACGTGCTGCAGCCCTTCCTGCTGGGCAAGGCCGTCTCGGTGCACCCGCTGGCGGTCATCCTGTCCATCGCCGTCGGCATCACCCTCGGTGGCGTGGTCGGCGGTCTGATCGCCATCCCGCTGCTGGCCTTCACCCAGAGCTTCGTGACCACGCTCAACCGCGGCGGTCAGTTCGGCCAGCTCCAGCTGCCCGAGCCGCCGGAGCCCGAGCCGGAGCCGGAGCCGAGCGCCGTCTGA
- a CDS encoding DUF2089 domain-containing protein produces the protein MSEEGRHTHATAHRAPSTCPVCDSSLQLTRLGCPGCGTEIAGIFEQCRFCALSSDDLETLTVFLASRGNLREVEKHLGVSYPTARQRFGQLLDRLGLGTEQTAPAVDRDQVLADVASGQITPAEAQRLLGGG, from the coding sequence GTGAGCGAGGAGGGACGCCACACCCACGCGACCGCCCACCGGGCACCGAGCACCTGCCCGGTCTGCGACTCCAGCCTGCAGCTGACCCGGCTCGGCTGCCCGGGCTGCGGTACCGAGATCGCGGGGATCTTCGAGCAGTGCCGCTTCTGCGCCCTCAGCAGCGACGACCTGGAGACCCTGACGGTGTTCCTGGCCTCGCGCGGCAACCTGCGCGAGGTGGAGAAGCACCTGGGCGTCTCCTACCCGACGGCCCGGCAGCGCTTCGGGCAGCTGCTGGACCGGCTCGGTCTGGGCACCGAGCAGACCGCGCCGGCGGTCGACCGCGACCAGGTCCTGGCCGACGTGGCCAGCGGTCAGATCACCCCCGCCGAGGCCCAGCGGCTGCTCGGCGGCGGCTGA
- the greA gene encoding transcription elongation factor GreA produces the protein MEKTDANTIWLTQEAHDKLRAELDHLVNVGRDEVTAAIAAARDEGDLKENGGYHAAREEQGQMEARIRQLTDMLRRAEVGDAPDDPDEVAAGTRITIAFDGDTSDTDTFLLGSREVLGLDEAADDINVYSPQSPLGSAILGRRRGDEVTYTAPNGKPISVTIVKVEPFRS, from the coding sequence ATGGAAAAGACCGACGCGAACACGATCTGGCTGACCCAGGAGGCCCACGACAAGCTCCGGGCCGAGCTGGACCACCTCGTCAACGTGGGTCGTGACGAAGTCACCGCGGCGATCGCCGCCGCCCGTGACGAGGGTGACCTGAAGGAGAACGGCGGCTACCACGCCGCCCGCGAGGAGCAGGGCCAGATGGAGGCCCGGATCCGCCAGCTCACCGACATGCTGCGACGCGCCGAGGTGGGCGACGCCCCCGACGACCCCGACGAGGTCGCCGCCGGCACCCGGATCACCATCGCCTTCGACGGCGACACCTCCGACACCGACACCTTCCTGCTCGGCTCGCGGGAGGTGCTGGGCCTGGACGAGGCCGCCGACGACATCAACGTCTACAGCCCGCAGTCGCCGCTGGGCAGCGCGATCCTCGGCCGCCGCAGGGGCGACGAGGTCACCTACACCGCACCGAACGGCAAGCCGATCTCCGTCACCATCGTGAAGGTCGAGCCCTTCCGGTCCTGA
- a CDS encoding DUF4307 domain-containing protein — translation MPEPVPTSASTDGPDPAAARSAAHARPGPTTDADAERIRRRYPRSRLSTPPALVALALAAVVALAWLVWTAVDQSVPPVSARVDRYVISEQQVDVTVSIQRADPSTAVSCLLIAQALNFERVGEVEVELGPGGEALVQQLVPVRTFRTAAAVSFDGCEVL, via the coding sequence GTGCCCGAACCCGTCCCGACCTCCGCGAGCACCGACGGACCCGACCCGGCGGCCGCCCGCTCCGCGGCGCACGCCCGACCCGGCCCCACGACGGACGCCGACGCCGAGCGCATCCGGCGCCGCTACCCCCGTTCCCGGCTCAGCACTCCCCCCGCGCTGGTGGCGCTCGCGCTCGCCGCGGTGGTGGCGCTGGCCTGGCTGGTCTGGACGGCCGTGGACCAGTCCGTGCCCCCGGTCAGCGCGCGGGTCGACCGCTACGTGATCTCCGAGCAGCAGGTGGACGTCACCGTCAGCATCCAGCGCGCCGACCCGTCCACGGCGGTGAGCTGCCTGCTGATCGCCCAGGCGCTGAACTTCGAGCGGGTGGGCGAGGTGGAGGTCGAGCTCGGCCCGGGCGGTGAGGCGCTGGTGCAGCAGCTGGTGCCGGTGCGCACCTTCCGCACGGCCGCCGCGGTGAGCTTCGACGGGTGCGAGGTGCTCTGA
- the mca gene encoding mycothiol conjugate amidase Mca, whose protein sequence is MENRPVRVDAQGEPLRLLHVHAHPDDESSKGAATTARYVAEGVEVVVATCTGGERGSILNPAMERPDILANISEIRRAEMEAAREILGVRQVWLGFVDSGLPEGDPLPPLPEGCFALTDPAESCAPLVALIRELRPHVITTYDENGGYPHPDHIMCHRVTLAAWEAAADPQAFPELGEPWAAPKLYYHFSFHHDRMMALHEAMLAHGMESPYAERLDGWVRDPAHQDRITTRVPCAEYFSVRDKALLAHATQVDPDGAWFAVPLHVQTAVWPTEDYELARSRIGPTRPAEGFEDDLFAGIAVPAP, encoded by the coding sequence CTGGAGAACCGACCGGTCCGGGTGGACGCCCAGGGCGAGCCGCTGCGACTGCTGCACGTGCACGCCCACCCCGACGACGAGTCGAGCAAGGGCGCGGCCACCACGGCGAGGTACGTCGCCGAGGGGGTCGAGGTGGTCGTGGCCACCTGCACGGGCGGGGAGCGCGGCTCCATCCTCAACCCCGCCATGGAGCGTCCCGACATCCTGGCCAACATCTCCGAGATCCGCCGGGCCGAGATGGAGGCCGCGCGCGAGATCCTCGGCGTCCGCCAGGTCTGGCTGGGCTTCGTCGACTCCGGGCTGCCCGAGGGCGACCCGCTGCCCCCGCTGCCGGAGGGATGCTTCGCGCTGACCGACCCGGCGGAGTCCTGCGCCCCGCTGGTGGCGCTGATCCGCGAGCTGCGCCCGCACGTCATCACCACCTACGACGAGAACGGTGGCTACCCGCACCCGGACCACATCATGTGCCACCGGGTGACGCTCGCGGCGTGGGAGGCGGCGGCCGACCCCCAGGCGTTCCCCGAGCTCGGCGAGCCCTGGGCGGCCCCCAAGCTCTACTACCACTTCTCCTTCCACCACGACCGGATGATGGCGCTGCACGAGGCGATGCTGGCCCACGGGATGGAGTCGCCGTACGCCGAGCGGCTGGACGGCTGGGTGCGCGACCCCGCCCACCAGGACCGGATCACCACCCGGGTGCCCTGTGCGGAGTACTTCTCGGTCCGGGACAAGGCGCTGCTGGCCCACGCCACCCAGGTCGACCCGGACGGGGCCTGGTTCGCGGTGCCGCTGCACGTGCAGACCGCGGTCTGGCCCACCGAGGACTACGAGCTGGCCCGGAGCAGGATCGGCCCGACGCGTCCCGCCGAGGGGTTCGAGGACGACCTCTTCGCCGGGATCGCGGTCCCCGCGCCGTAG
- a CDS encoding ABC transporter substrate-binding protein: protein MTPSRVPRRLRGLGALLGVLLLTLAGCQAGSSQQQGGTDLLAVGLVAEPANLDFTTADGAAIPQALLYNVYETLVKLDGEGALVPSLATSWEVSEDRLTYTFTLVEGATFSTGAPFTAEDAVFSIERVQTGWTTSLARAMDAVEEATATSPTTLEVTLSEPSNDWLFRMATRVGAMFSRTGVDDLATTPVGTGPYTFTRWNRGDSITLTRNASYWGSAPVFGEVVLRYFKDATALNNAMLSGTIDVVGTVQAPESLEQFTSDPRFQVIEGTTTAEVVLAFNRSRAPLDDVDVRRAIKHAIDHQALLDTCWAGRGTLIGSMVPPTDPWYEDLTGLYPHDPGRARELLAGTSAEEATLRLRVPNLPYAVACGQVVKSQLEQVGLEVELDTLEFPAAWLQTVYTDADYDLSIIAHVEPRDLRTVFGDPDYYTRYGEPELVERLDAADVGTEAEQIEEMRAAARMLAEDAAADWLFLLPNLVVAEQGITGLPQNAVSESFDLSGLGRA, encoded by the coding sequence GTGACGCCGAGCCGGGTCCCGCGCCGGCTGCGAGGCCTCGGGGCGCTGCTGGGTGTGCTGCTGCTGACCCTGGCCGGCTGCCAGGCGGGCAGCTCGCAGCAGCAGGGCGGCACCGACCTGCTGGCCGTGGGTCTGGTGGCCGAGCCGGCCAACCTGGACTTCACCACCGCCGACGGGGCCGCCATCCCGCAGGCGCTGCTGTACAACGTCTACGAGACCCTGGTGAAGCTGGACGGCGAGGGTGCGCTGGTGCCCTCGCTCGCCACGTCCTGGGAGGTCAGCGAGGACCGGCTGACCTACACGTTCACGCTGGTCGAGGGAGCCACCTTCAGCACCGGAGCCCCCTTCACCGCCGAGGACGCGGTGTTCTCCATCGAACGCGTGCAGACCGGCTGGACGACCTCGCTGGCCCGCGCGATGGACGCCGTCGAGGAGGCCACCGCCACCTCACCGACCACCCTCGAGGTCACCCTCTCCGAGCCGTCCAACGACTGGCTGTTCCGGATGGCCACCCGGGTCGGGGCGATGTTCTCCCGCACCGGCGTCGACGACCTGGCCACCACGCCGGTGGGCACGGGCCCCTACACCTTCACCCGCTGGAACCGGGGGGACTCGATCACCCTCACCCGCAACGCCTCCTACTGGGGCAGCGCGCCGGTCTTCGGCGAGGTGGTGCTGCGCTACTTCAAGGACGCGACGGCGCTGAACAACGCGATGCTGTCGGGCACCATCGACGTGGTCGGCACGGTCCAGGCACCGGAGTCGCTGGAGCAGTTCACCTCCGACCCCCGCTTCCAGGTCATCGAGGGCACCACCACCGCCGAGGTGGTCCTCGCCTTCAACCGCTCCCGCGCGCCGCTGGACGACGTCGACGTGCGCCGGGCCATCAAGCACGCGATCGACCACCAGGCCCTGCTCGACACCTGCTGGGCCGGGCGCGGGACGCTGATCGGCTCGATGGTGCCGCCCACCGACCCCTGGTACGAGGACCTGACCGGGCTCTACCCCCACGACCCCGGCCGCGCCCGTGAGCTGCTCGCCGGGACGTCGGCGGAGGAGGCGACGCTGCGGCTGCGGGTGCCCAACCTGCCCTACGCCGTCGCCTGCGGGCAGGTGGTGAAGAGCCAGCTGGAGCAGGTGGGGCTGGAGGTCGAGCTGGACACCCTGGAGTTCCCGGCCGCCTGGCTGCAGACCGTCTACACCGACGCCGACTACGACCTGTCGATCATCGCCCACGTCGAGCCGCGCGACCTGCGCACCGTCTTCGGCGACCCGGACTACTACACCCGCTACGGCGAGCCGGAGCTGGTGGAACGGCTCGACGCCGCCGACGTCGGCACCGAGGCCGAGCAGATCGAGGAGATGCGGGCCGCGGCGCGGATGCTGGCCGAGGACGCTGCGGCGGACTGGCTCTTCCTGCTGCCCAACCTGGTGGTGGCCGAGCAGGGCATCACCGGGCTGCCGCAGAACGCGGTCAGCGAGTCCTTCGACCTGTCCGGGCTCGGGAGGGCCTGA
- a CDS encoding ABC transporter permease, with the protein MLLRVLTRAAVLLASLAVASVVVFGFMTVLPGDPARVALGVNASEQAVQQLRRDFGLERPLTAQYLDWVGGMLRFDLGESYVSRAAIAPQIADRLQVSLWLVAAGMLVAVLLAVPLGSVAAWAHRSPLGVLLAAVSQLGVAVPAFLAGILLVAVFSVGLGWLPAGGWTPPAQDPVRFLSQLVLPALSLGLVQGAVLSRYVRSAVLDVLGEDHLRTARAKGLRPVQALLRHGLRNAAVPVVTVLGLQLATLLVGAVVVERVFVVPGLGSLLLDSVANRDLIVIQDVVMLLVAAVLLVNFVVDLLYVALDPRLRVGTR; encoded by the coding sequence GTGCTGCTGCGCGTCCTGACCCGGGCCGCCGTGCTGCTGGCCAGCCTGGCGGTCGCCTCCGTGGTCGTGTTCGGCTTCATGACGGTGCTCCCCGGCGACCCGGCCCGGGTGGCGCTGGGGGTGAACGCCTCGGAGCAGGCGGTGCAGCAGCTGCGTCGCGACTTCGGGCTGGAGCGCCCGCTGACCGCCCAGTACCTGGACTGGGTCGGCGGGATGCTCCGCTTCGACTTGGGGGAGTCCTACGTGTCCCGGGCCGCGATCGCCCCGCAGATCGCCGACCGGCTGCAGGTCAGCCTGTGGCTGGTGGCTGCGGGGATGCTGGTCGCGGTGCTGCTGGCGGTCCCGCTGGGGTCGGTGGCGGCGTGGGCGCACCGCTCGCCGCTGGGCGTCCTGCTCGCCGCGGTCTCCCAGCTCGGGGTGGCGGTGCCGGCCTTCCTGGCCGGGATCCTGCTGGTCGCAGTCTTCTCCGTGGGTCTCGGCTGGCTGCCCGCCGGCGGCTGGACCCCGCCGGCCCAGGACCCGGTCCGCTTCCTGTCCCAGCTGGTGCTGCCCGCCCTGTCGCTCGGGCTGGTGCAGGGCGCGGTGCTCTCGCGCTACGTCCGCAGCGCGGTGCTGGACGTCCTGGGCGAGGACCACCTGAGGACCGCGCGGGCCAAGGGGCTGCGTCCGGTCCAGGCGCTGCTGCGCCACGGGCTGCGCAACGCCGCGGTGCCGGTGGTGACGGTGCTGGGGCTGCAGCTGGCCACCCTCCTGGTCGGGGCCGTGGTGGTGGAGCGCGTGTTCGTGGTGCCCGGGCTCGGCAGCCTGCTGCTGGACAGCGTCGCCAACCGCGACCTGATCGTCATCCAGGACGTGGTGATGCTGCTGGTGGCGGCGGTGCTGCTGGTGAACTTCGTGGTCGACCTGCTCTACGTGGCGCTGGACCCCCGGCTCCGGGTGGGCACCCGGTGA